TTGATCAAAATGCCATTTGCCAAAAGGATTGTAGAACCCCAGTTACTGTGCAGGTTACCTATTCCAAATGACGAAGGCTCGCTCAACGTTGAGGATCTGTGCTCCATCAATAATGTGGTGCTCTCGCGGACCTTGCGGCAGCTCTCCGACCTGGCCAAACACGCCTGCTCCCTATTCCAGGAGCTGGAGAACGAGATCATGTCCACCAACCAGAGGGTCTGGGTTCTGCAGAATAACATAGAGAAGATCCAACACAACGCCAGCGGTCTCGATCCCAAAAAGGAGCCAGTGCGTAAGTAGCCTAACCACCATGACTAAAACGGCTCAACTGTACGCTATGTTATATAGTTGCGTTTGCTTCAGCAATGTGTGGGATTTGTGTTTATATTCCATTCATTCCGAGGCATCGCAGTGCGTTCAAGTCGTAAGGACACACACGCCTCGATTTCCGCGGCGCCCGAGCCCACACTAGAATCTCCTTCACATTGAAATGTGTCACACGGATGCATGCGCACACCTGC
This genomic window from Oncorhynchus gorbuscha isolate QuinsamMale2020 ecotype Even-year unplaced genomic scaffold, OgorEven_v1.0 Un_scaffold_3647, whole genome shotgun sequence contains:
- the LOC124028027 gene encoding Nance-Horan syndrome protein-like yields the protein MPFAKRIVEPQLLCRLPIPNDEGSLNVEDLCSINNVVLSRTLRQLSDLAKHACSLFQELENEIMSTNQRVWVLQNNIEKIQHNASGLDPKKEPVRK